The Opitutus sp. ER46 sequence GTGAGCGCGCGGCAGTCCTCCCGGAGCGGCTGTTCGAAGCACCTCAGGGAGAAGTTCCACCAGCGTTCGCGGACGAATGTCCGGGCCTCGCCCTCGAGGTGCCAGAGATCGAGCAGCGCTTCATCGGGCACGATGCTGAATCCGTCCGCGGCGACACGGGCGACAAACCCGTCGCGGATGTGCGGTGGCATGAAGTCGAAAGCCGACTGGCCCTGTTCCGGCACAAAGGCGTCGACATACACGAGGTGGTCCAGCCGCGAGGCACAGTGGGTCGCTACGCCGGTGGTCACCATGCCGGCGTAGCTGTGTCCAACCAAGACCACGCACTGCAGGTCGTGGCGCTTGATGAAACCGACGAGATTGGCGATGTGGGTGTCCAGGCTGATGCCGGCGGTCATGGGGCCGCCGCGAGGGCCCATGCCGCTGAGTTCCGGCGTGAACACCTCGTGGCCGAGACGCCGCAATCGCGGCGCGACGAGGTCCCAGGTGGCGGACGTCTGCAGGGCGCCGTGAACGAGGACGATCGTGCTCACGAGCCGGCCACCGCGCGCTGGGCGAGCAGGCTGGCCACGTAGTCACGGACGGTGGCGAGCGGAATGGGAAAAAGCGCCGT is a genomic window containing:
- a CDS encoding alpha/beta hydrolase gives rise to the protein MSTIVLVHGALQTSATWDLVAPRLRRLGHEVFTPELSGMGPRGGPMTAGISLDTHIANLVGFIKRHDLQCVVLVGHSYAGMVTTGVATHCASRLDHLVYVDAFVPEQGQSAFDFMPPHIRDGFVARVAADGFSIVPDEALLDLWHLEGEARTFVRERWWNFSLRCFEQPLREDCRALTVRRTYIACVGPQNGARPVFESFAARAQREHWGYFELPTGHDCHVDAAEAVSAIIHTAATQPMRP